From a region of the Mobula hypostoma chromosome 6, sMobHyp1.1, whole genome shotgun sequence genome:
- the LOC134347557 gene encoding TLR adapter interacting with SLC15A4 on the lysosome-like gives MLSEGFICGIPYWNEYQRECRTEKRQQNPLDDDMVYELASVNNFLHGSHSDSSNPALSLLEKCKSFGRSFSSSGQEKKMTPLVQASKVTPIARQRSLVVDIPGSSGVSKETYFVPSCCKSICDNYNDLQIAGDHVLPIDSETSGLTSQSSHEANMGPFLYSLEIPSPESPKLSEYPNKPLNSDSSCWRNSSTKDKSIIQHSQPLTNSVLNDYLEQKVLELYKQYMVDNMVNSPSPTKIMESELIMNNVDQISMQISRERNMETMKAKDIVISCLLRLASEIQSNELSTPILQISS, from the coding sequence ATGCTAAGTGAAGGCTTCATCTGTGGGATTCCGTACTGGAATGAATACCAAAGGGAATGTAGGACTGAGAAGAGACAGCAAAACCCATTAGATGATGACATGGTGTATGAGTTGGCTTCAGTCAATAACTTTCTGCATGGCTCTCACTCTGACTCATCAAATCCGGCTCTGTCACTTCTTGAAAAGTGCAAGTCTTTTGGCAGGTCATTCAGTTCGAGCGGACAGGAAAAGAAAATGACACCACTGGTACAGGCCTCAAAGGTGACTCCTATTGCCAGGCAGAGGTCCCTGGTGGTAGATATTCCAGGAAGTTCTGGTGTGAGCAAGGAAACTTATTTTGTTCCCTCATGCTGCAAAAGTATTTGTGACAATTACAATGACCTGCAGATTGCTGGAGATCATGTGTTGCCAATTGATTCTGAAACATCTGGCCTGACTTCCCAAAGCAGCCATGAAGCAAACATGGGTCCattcttgtattcactggaaatcCCGTCACCAGAGTCTCCAAAACTGTCAGAATACCCAAACAAGCCGCTCAATAGTGACTCATCCTGTTGGCGCAATAGCAGTACTAAAGACAAAAGCATCATCCAGCACTCTCAGCCACTCACCAACTCTGTTCTGAATGATTATCTTGAGCAGAAAGTTCTAGAACTCTACAAACAGTACATGGTGGACAATATGGTGAATAGTCCATCGCCAACAAAAATAATGGAATCAGAACTTATAATGAATAATGTTGACCAAATCAGCATGCAGATATCAAGAGAACGGAATATGGAAACTATGAAAGCTAAGGACATTGTTATCAGCTGCTTGTTGCGACTTGCAAGTGAAATACAATCAAATGAGCTCAGTACTCCAATTTTACAGATATCTTCATGA